The nucleotide sequence TTCCCGCAGCGATAATGACATTGCGATATTTTGGAACGATGATCTCGCCCTTATCATAAAATGGTTTTTTCCATAAGAACCACTGGTGCACCTTTTGTACTGAAAAGAAAAACAATAGGAACGATAGTGCCATGTATGGAAAGATCCCAATCTTGAACACCACGCTGTTGAACAAGTGAAAGAATATTGATGCCGCAACGGCGATCCATCTGGTTCTTTTCCACAATAGAAAGGGTACGATGAGTAAATCAAACGTCAACCCGAAATATTTTATCGCCTCATGCGCCCATTCATGTTGAAGGATATCCCAGTTCTTACCACGCGTACTCATTAAATATCTAGGGAAGCTGCCGTCCAACCAGTCTGGATAAAACTTGGCCACCGTAGCATATGCATACACGATCCATATCAAACCTATGATAAAGACATAGATGCCACGCGACATGTGTTCTCTTTTTATGCTTGGATCTATTGTGCTGTCCACAGATACCGACCTATGCGCTGGCAAGAAAATCATAATGTAATTGAGCAGCATCATTAGGTAGCAGTGGTTGTTGTAGCTGGATTTTTGCAACAAATACACATAAGTCCAAGTAATGGCATAGTAGGTAATGGCGATGCGGTATTTATAACCTACCATCACCATAAGACCAGCAACGCCCATGACACTGTAAAAAACATACATCCAATTGCCAGGTATCGGTTCCAAAAACTCAAAACCTATGAACGTAAACGTAAATTCTGGCTCTATAAACTGGCGTCTTACCATTCCGGTTGCAATGGATCCAAAAGCCTCACAAGCCAATAGCAACCCAAAAATGATTCTAAAAGCGACCAGAGCAGAATTATCTACCTGTTTAAACAGCCACGAATTAAGAGTTGCTCGCATAGGTTCTCGTGTTCAATTCATCTTGAGCCATGATCTTTTTTAAGTCTTCCAGTGACTCAAACTTCTCTTCATCCCTCAATCGCTTGTGAAAGAAAAGTTCCATGTCTTGGCCGTATAGGTCTTTATTAAAATCCAGGTAGTAGGTTTCTATGGTAATGCTACCATCAGATGTGGTGACCGTTGGATTTTTACCAATGTTTGTCATACCATAGACGGTCTCACCATCGATGATACTACTCGTGACATAAACGCCCAGTTTAGGTATGAGCTTATACTTTTCAGCAACCTTGAGGTTTGCGGTAGGATAGCCTATGGTACGGCCTATTTGTTTTCCTTTGACCACAGAGCCATGAATGCTAAAATTCCTGCTCAGGTACTGGTTGGCCGTCTGCACATCACCATCGTTGATGGCGCTGCGTATTTTAGTGCTACTCACCGCAACTTCATCAATTTCTTCCTTGGTGATTTCTATCAGTTCAAAACCATATTCAATCGCATCTTTGCGCAGGTCTGTGATGTTGGCACTTCTATTACGACCATAATGGTGGTCGTACCCTATAACGACCACACCAGCATTAAGTTGATCCACCAGGATATCCTTGACGTACTCCTTGGCAGATGTTCTGGAGAATTCTTTGGAAAACGGGTGTATGATCATGTGCTCCACACCAGTTTGGGCCACTAGAGCAACACGCTCATCAATAGTGTTTATGAGTTTTAGGTCATATTCTGGCTGCAGTACCATTCTGGGATGTGGAAAAAAAGTGAGTAGGATGGTCGTGAGATCTTCTGCACGGGCGCGATCCACCATCTTTTTCAGGATTTGCTGGTG is from Nonlabens sp. YIK11 and encodes:
- a CDS encoding HTTM domain-containing protein, whose amino-acid sequence is MRATLNSWLFKQVDNSALVAFRIIFGLLLACEAFGSIATGMVRRQFIEPEFTFTFIGFEFLEPIPGNWMYVFYSVMGVAGLMVMVGYKYRIAITYYAITWTYVYLLQKSSYNNHCYLMMLLNYIMIFLPAHRSVSVDSTIDPSIKREHMSRGIYVFIIGLIWIVYAYATVAKFYPDWLDGSFPRYLMSTRGKNWDILQHEWAHEAIKYFGLTFDLLIVPFLLWKRTRWIAVAASIFFHLFNSVVFKIGIFPYMALSFLLFFFSVQKVHQWFLWKKPFYDKGEIIVPKYRNVIIAAGSIFLAVMLLLPLRHWTIKDDVFWTEEGHRLSWRMMLRSRTGRATFIIQNKDTGDRSIVNLSDYLSSKQERSVQSKPDFMWQFAQKLKQEYKAKGEDIAVYIDAQVGINGRRPSQFTDPTVDIAATEWDQFKHHEWILPSPGYDRPKPPGK
- a CDS encoding bifunctional riboflavin kinase/FAD synthetase, with the protein product MTQTLSELNTYKNIDQYQAQKKAVVTIGTFDGVHYGHQQILKKMVDRARAEDLTTILLTFFPHPRMVLQPEYDLKLINTIDERVALVAQTGVEHMIIHPFSKEFSRTSAKEYVKDILVDQLNAGVVVIGYDHHYGRNRSANITDLRKDAIEYGFELIEITKEEIDEVAVSSTKIRSAINDGDVQTANQYLSRNFSIHGSVVKGKQIGRTIGYPTANLKVAEKYKLIPKLGVYVTSSIIDGETVYGMTNIGKNPTVTTSDGSITIETYYLDFNKDLYGQDMELFFHKRLRDEEKFESLEDLKKIMAQDELNTRTYASNS